ATTCCCACCCCTggcctggctctgtgtcccacctgtgtgctgtccctgcccagctcacagcctctgtcccacagctgctccGACGAGGACATCCAGATGCGCCTGGTGACGCGATTTGTCAATGAGGCCGCCATGTGCCTGCAGGAGGGCATCCTCAGCAACCCCGTGGAGGGGGACATCGGCGCTGTCTTCGGCCTGGGCTTCCCCCCCTGCCTGGGAGGTGagtgctctgagctgagctttgggCTCCAAAGCCACCGTGGCAAGGCCAGGTttgagctgcagcctgagcaaatggcctcaggctgcaTCAGGGAGGGTGTAGGGTGGATATTGGGAATAATTCCaggctgtccagccctggcacagctgtgcagagcagtggtGGACTCCCCATGCCcagagggatttaaaagccttGTGCatgtggcccttggggacatggggtaGTGGCAGTCTTGGCACTCCTGAGGAATGTTTGGAGTCAATAGTCTCAAAGGGCTCTTCCACCCTGAATAATTCCATGACTCTGATGCTGTTTCTTGACACTGCTGCTGGAGTTCACCAAGGGCTCTAGGACCTGCGGTGGTGCTTCTGCCACATGCCTGGTGCTTTCCCTCCTTGAGCCATGTTCAGActgggggagcagccccaaGGGACTTCTTACAAAGGCCTGAGGGACAGGACAGTGGGGAGTGGCTTCTCATGTTTGGACAGGATATTGGGAAGGGATTCTTCCCtgagagggtgggcaggccctggcacaggtgcccagagcagctggggctgcccctggatccctggcagtgcccaaggtcaggctggacactggggcttggagcaccctggggtaCTGGGAGGGGGTGAGACTTGGCAGGGTGGGAATGGATGGGATTTGAGATCCCTTCCCACCAAAACCatccatgattctgtgattatccATGTCCCAGcttgtccccagccctccccagctcagctgagcagggagcagagtccCTGATGAGAGACTGGGGGGTCTCTTGTGGAGAAGGATGAATGGGACAAAGCCATTGCTTCTGGGGGCTGGGACCCTTCCAGGCACCTTGGTGCTTCTacttccctgtcccagcagtgtgtccctgtccctgccatgtccctgtccctgctgtgtgtccctgtcccagccatgtccctgtcacagCTGTATCcgtgtccctgccatgtccctgtcccagcagtgtgtccctgtcccagcagtgtgtccctgtccctgctgtaTCCACGTCCccgctgtgtccctgtgcccaccatgtccctttcccagcagtgtgtccctgtccctgccacgtccctgtccctgccacgtccctgtccctgctgtgtccctgtcactgctgtgtccctgttACACCCATGTCcttgtcccagcagtgtccctgtcccagccatgtCCCATCCCAGTTGTGTCCTTGTCCCCACCGTGTCCATGTCCCCGCCGTGTGTTCCTGTCCCAGCCGTgtgtccttgtccctgccctgtccctgtccctgccatgtccctgtcacagctgtatctgtgtccctgccatgtccctgtcccagcagtgtgtccctgtccctgctgtaTCCATGTCCccgctgtgtccctgtgcccaccatgtccccatcacagccatgtccctgtccctgctgtgtccctgtcacagctctgtccctgtccccgccgTGTCTCCAtcactgctgtgtccccatccccatcccagatgtgtccctgtcccagccatgtccctgtcccagccatgtccctgtccccgccctgtcccagctctgtcccagccatgtccctgtcctgtccctgtccccgccatatccctgtcccagccctgtccctgtccctgccatgtccctgtccccgcaggTCCCTTCAGGTTCGCCGACTCCTACGGCGCCCGGCAGCTCGTGGACAAACTGCGCAAGTACGAGGCCGTGTACGGCAGCCAGTTCACACcgtgccagctcctgctggaccACGccaacagccccagcaggaaATTCCACCAGTGAGGTGGCCTGGTGACACCCCGACAGCTCCTCCAGCCGGGCCTCAGCTCCCCTCAACACCCCATTCTCCATAGGTTAATCTGCAAAGCTCccgggggaggaagggaagaaaggaaggaaggaaggaaaaaaagaagaaaggaaggaggggGGCAGGAGGCTGCCTCATGGCTTGTAGTCATTTCAAGTGCCTTACCAGCCACTGTGTGTTGGGTACATCCGTCCCgggccagcctgggcctggggGCTCCGTGCTGGGggagggaattcctgctgcctttgcctccagagctcccagcctggccagtaGCATCCAGCTTGTGGCTGGAGCCAAGGCCTTGCCTTTCCATCAACATCCACCAAAATAAAGCCCCATCTCCTGGGTTTGGactcctgcttctccttccaTCTCCCTGAGGGAACGGCTTGAGTGGGGATTGACTGCTTCAGGCAGTGCCTTGGGCTCCTGTCCGTGGTGCAGTGGGGCCATGGAGGGGCAGGATGGCAGCGGTGCAGGACAAAGCAGTGTCACCTCTGCCGTTACTCGGGACTTGTGAGGAGCCTCCAGCTCTCTCTGCCACGGGGGTGATCCTGGCAGGTGATCTGGCAGATGGACCTGCCTGTAATTGCAGATGGAGCAGCCAAAGGCCAGAGGGCCCCCCCGTGGGGAGAGATCAAGTTAAGCTAAAAGGCTTTAAATCTCTGGGCACCTGTCACTGGGCTGGCCCCCCCTCCCTGGCTTCCTTTCCAGCTTCCTGCCGttttcctgctccctggcaggCCTTGGGCCATGGCTGAACCCTGCTGCTTTTCATGTCACCTCTCCCTGTCTTTCAAAGCTCCCAGGCCAGAATTGGGCCAAGACATCATCTCATCTGCCTCTGCTGAGTGCTGGGGGAGGCACGGGGCTGGTAATCCCTCCCCAAGGGATGGGAAGgatctgcagggaggggagagagccCTCAGAGCATCAAtcctccccccttcccctcctccccaagCAAGGGCCTTCTCTGGGGGCTCATTACTCTCCCGTACATTTATTATGCTAATCCACAAGGATTAAGTTAAACCAGTCGACACAAAATCCAGTGTTTTTCCAGCCCTTTGGGGCCAAAATGACTGTCCAGTGTTAAAAGGGGAATTGGAGAGGGCTGGGCAATGGGAGAGGAGAACCTGCAGCATCAGAGAGGGACGGGAGCGGGGCCACCCAGAGCCGTGCTCCGGGTGACTTGGGGACCCTCCCCGTGCAGGGGGTCCCCGGCGTGGCACTAGATCTTGGGGCGCCAGCCCTTGATGAACTGCATGATCTTCTTCACCTGGAGCTTGGTGAGGCGGAAATCGTCGGCCAGGATCTCCTCGCTGAGCTGCACGAAGATGCTGCCGTCGATCCTCTCGCGGGCGAAGAAGCTCACGACGTCCTCGGAGAGGCCGATGAAGCGCAGGCACTTGGACACCTCCTCCAGCGACAGCGCCGACAGGTCGGCGGGGGGCAGCCAGGCCGGGCCGTCCCCGCTGGGCCGGGGGGCGgccgccggggctgccccgtCGCCCCTCGCCGCCGGCGGCACCTCGATCACCCCCTGGGCCAGGTACAGGCGGGTGACGCCCTCGGCCCCGCGCAGGACGgcgggggacagcggggccgCCCCCCGGATGACGATGCCGTCCCCGTCCAAGCCCTTGGGGGGCCGAGGAGGGGCCGCCGGCTCCTCGGCGGGGGCGAAGGGCTccggcgaggaggaggaggaggagggagcggCCGGGGCCGAAGGCGCCGCTTTGGACCACTCGGGACTCTCCGGCCACTCTGCTGGGCCGGCGAAGGGGTTGAGCGCCCCGAAGGGGGCAAAGCGCTTCTGGGGGTGCGGGGGCTTGAGGCGGGGGCAGCTGCGGAAGGGCTTCAGGGGGGGCTCGGTCCCCAGCAGCGGCGTGGAGCAGCCGCTGCCCGCCCCGGCGCCCGGCTCGGGGAACGCCCAGGGGTCGGACCAGGAGCTGGGCgcgggctgggccgggggcagcggccGCCCGGGGGGCTCGGCAGCCTTGCAGTCGGCCCAGGTGCAGGGGTAGCAGTACAGCGAGTACGCGTCCGGAGAGGGCGAGGCGCTGCCGCTGCGCGGGGCCGACCTGCCGGGGCGAGGCCAGTGTCACCGTCACCCCACGGTTCCAGGTACCCCCCACCCACcgtccccggtgtccccggaGCCACTCACCCGTCGTGGAGCCCCGAGGAGTAGTaggagaggctggggctgggcgaGGGCGCGGGTGCCAGCTTCGGGCAGCGCAGGGGGCCCGGGGGGCTGCAGGGCGCCGGGGGGCGGCTGCCCCGGGGCGGCACCGGGGGCGCGTTCAGCAGCCGGCACTCCTCCTTCACCTGGAACGGGGCAGCGCCGTCAGGGCCCCGGGGGCACCCGGGGATCCCCGCGGCCGGACGGGGTGATGGGGGCTCGGGGACAGCCGCTCCTGCCCGGCCGCAAAGCTCTGGGTGCAGCTGGGGAGACTTGGGGCCCTCCTAGCCCGTGGCGCGAGGAGATCAAAATATTGGGGTGCCCCGTGGTGAAGGGGAGGCTGAAATTTGTATAGGGAAGGCCAGAGGATCGGGTACCCCACGGTTCCGGGCAGCCCAAGAGGTACCCGATGGTGCAGAGAGCCCTGGGGTGCCTCGGAATGAGGATCGGtggtgggcagccctggggacccGAGGTCTGAAGATTTGGGTGaccaagcagagctggggagggaccccagggccagggggcagggagggggtcGGGCTGCCCTGCCATGGCGCTGGCCTTGCCACGGATGGGCTGACAGGACCCCGGCGATGCcgttccccatccctggggacgGGAGCGGGCTCTTACCGCCTCCGATTTGGGTGGCACCGGGGGCGGGGTGTCCCCGCGGGGCTCGTCCCCGGGGCGGTGCGGGGAGCCCAGCGGGGTGACAGCCCCGAAGGAGACGAGGTCGGGCCGGCCGCCGCTGCTGCCCAGCTCGCAGCAGCCCTCCGGGCTGGGATTGCTCCACAGCTCCTCGTAGGGAATCTCCAGCGGCTCCTGAGTCCTGAACTCGGGCTCGGCCCAGTCGGGCGTCATGTACTCCCGCTCGGGCTCGGGGAAGTCGGGCAGCGGCGGGCGCGGGGTGCCCCCGCCGAGGCCCCGCGGTCCCTGGCAGCGGGCGGGGGGCTCCCGGGGACCCCCGGAGCCGCAGGCGCAGAGCGAGAGGCgctgcaggggctggctgaGCTCCTCGCGGCCGCAGGCGGGCAGGCAGAGCCGCAGGCGCCGCGGGCTCGCGCATTCCTCCAGCAAGTCCGGCTTGGCCTCCCGCACGGCCCGCGAGTACTCGTCGGGGTTGAAGCGGTCGTGGCAATACGCGGCGCTGTCCcgcagcagcttctccagctgcGGGTCCCCGGCCAGCAGCCCCTCGGGCAGCTGGAAGCGGGGCATGTCggtgagcagcaggaaatggaaaGGCACCAGCTCCTCCCGGCGCAGGATGCAGCACAGCACCACCGTCTTGGAGATGATGCTGACCAGCTTGTAGCAGTGGCCCTCTCGGATGGCGTGCAGGTCGTAGGGGTTGCGGGCGGGCCGGCTGGGCACGGCCACGTTGACGGGCAGCCGCACCTTCTCGATGATGCTGCGGATGGTGTGCTCGCCCTCCTGCAGGCGCAGCTCCAGCGGGCTGCGGGTGCTGAAGCGGCCCTTGCACTGGAAGGGCAGGCTCAGGCTCTCGTTGGTGCGGTGGTTCATGCAGATCAGACACGGCATCTTGCCCTTCACCtgccgcgcccccgccgccggcGCCGCCTTGCCCAGCTTGCGCAGGAGGGTGTTGAAACGCGACTTCTCCTTCACCGTCTTGGCGCACAGGATCTCCGCTTGCCCCATCAGCGTCAGCTCGTCCCCCGCGTTCAGCGTGAAGTTGTAAACCTCGCTGTCCTCGCTGAACTCCCCCGACACCACCTGCCCGCGACAGCCCCAACATGGCACCCGCTGCCCTGCCCTGCGCCCCCAACACCCCAACACCACCTCTGATGTCCCACCagcatccctgccatcccaccAGCACCTCTGATGTCCTACCagcatccctgccatcccaccACCACCCTGTGATGTCCCATcaccatccctgccatcccaccACCACCTCTGATGTCCCACCagcatccctgccatcccaccACCACCCTCTGATGTCCCATcaccatccctgccatcccaccACCACCCTCTGATGTCCCACCagcatccctgccatcccaccACCGCCCTCTGATGTCCTACCAGCATCCCTGAAATTCCACCACCATCTCCTGACATCATCCTACCATTATTCCTTATCCCACCACCATCCCCTAATGTCCCATCACCATCCCTGACATCCCACCACTACCTCTGATGTCCCACCACCATCCTTGAAATTCCACCACCATTCCCTGATGTTCCACCACCATTCCCTGATGTCCCACCACCATCCCTGACATCCCACTGCCATCCTGGACATCCCACCACCATCCCCCAGTATCACCCCACCATCATTCCTGATGCTCCAACACCATCTCAAAGTCCCACCACCACCATCCCTGATGCTCCACCACCActccctgctgtcccactgTCCTCTCCTgatgtcccagccctgtcccctgttttccctcctttatttcccccaccctgcagtgctgtccaACCAATTCCCCCAGTATCCCACCACTCACCCCTGCTGTCCCACCCCCACCCTTCACTGTCCCACCATCCTGTCCTGATGTCCCACCACCCCCCAaagtccctgtcccctcacccccgctcccctcctgccccaccgCTGTCCTCGGtgtcccctcccaccccaccgcccctccctgctgtgccaccagtGTCccctgctggcccagccccgtcccctgctgtccccaggaccTTCACGCTGAAGGTGATGGCCTCCATGACGAAGATGCGGTCTGGGAAGATGCTGGCCACCTCCTCCACGCTGTTGAAATACTGCACAGGCTCGCGGAGGTCCCGGTCCTGGTCCAGCAGCTTGAACTTCCCTGCGGGGACCCCCGAGGTGAGAGGggcccagctcctcccagggaCCCGCTGTCACCCCCCTGGGGCCCTTCATGGGGGACAGCCACCCCTGAGGggcccagctcctcccagggaCCCACTGTCACCCCCCTGGGGCCCTTCATGGGGGGACAGCCACCCCTGAGGCACCCTGGGGTCCCCACCACAGCTTTGGGGACATTCCTGGGGGCTTTGCCAGTGGCCAAGTGCTGCAAGGggaccccagagcagcccctggggggTTTCTGGGTTGGGACAAGGCATGGGGTACATGGAATGCACCCCCAAAAGTGTTCCTGGGAGTGCCCAGAGCGGCCCAAATTGCCAGGGGTGCCCActgccccccaaaatcccatcccagccatgcCAGGGCACAGTGACCCCACAGCTCAGGTGGGAGAGACACCGGGAAGGGAACCGGGAACGGGGAAAGGCGGGAAAGGGAGTGGGGAAGGGCGGGAAAGGGGAAAGACAGGGATAGGAATGGGGAAAGGCAGaaacgggaatgggaatgggcaGGAACGTGGAAAGACAGGGACGGGAACGGGGGAAGGCAGGAATGGGAATAGAGAAAGGTAGGAACAGGAACGGGAATGGGGAAAGGCAGGAACAGGagtggggaaaggcaggaatgggcGGGAAAGGGCAGGAACGGGAACTGGAATGGGcaggaatgggaacgggaaaGGGCAGGAATGGGAACGGCAATGGGcaggaacgggaacgggaatgggaaaGGGCAGGAACGAGAATGGGAAAGGGcaggaacgggaacgggaatgggcaggaacgggaacgggaatgggcaggaacgggaacgggaatgggcaGGAACGGGAGCGGGAATGGGcaggaacgggaacgggaatgcgcaggaacgggaacgggaatgggcaggaacgggaacgggaatgggcaggaacgggaacgggagtgggaatgggcaggaacgggaacgggaatgggcaggaacgggaacgggaatgggcaggaacggga
This sequence is a window from Molothrus ater isolate BHLD 08-10-18 breed brown headed cowbird chromosome 32, BPBGC_Mater_1.1, whole genome shotgun sequence. Protein-coding genes within it:
- the GAREM2 gene encoding GRB2-associated and regulator of MAPK protein 2 gives rise to the protein MEKLAAGLARLRWSPAALPLDAIVSQCRLPTLVCLGQGERVEGVTAQDVLLVHSCRQWTTVTAHSLEEGHYVIGPKIDIPLQYPGKFKLLDQDRDLREPVQYFNSVEEVASIFPDRIFVMEAITFSVKVVSGEFSEDSEVYNFTLNAGDELTLMGQAEILCAKTVKEKSRFNTLLRKLGKAAPAAGARQVKGKMPCLICMNHRTNESLSLPFQCKGRFSTRSPLELRLQEGEHTIRSIIEKVRLPVNVAVPSRPARNPYDLHAIREGHCYKLVSIISKTVVLCCILRREELVPFHFLLLTDMPRFQLPEGLLAGDPQLEKLLRDSAAYCHDRFNPDEYSRAVREAKPDLLEECASPRRLRLCLPACGREELSQPLQRLSLCACGSGGPREPPARCQGPRGLGGGTPRPPLPDFPEPEREYMTPDWAEPEFRTQEPLEIPYEELWSNPSPEGCCELGSSGGRPDLVSFGAVTPLGSPHRPGDEPRGDTPPPVPPKSEAVKEECRLLNAPPVPPRGSRPPAPCSPPGPLRCPKLAPAPSPSPSLSYYSSGLHDGSAPRSGSASPSPDAYSLYCYPCTWADCKAAEPPGRPLPPAQPAPSSWSDPWAFPEPGAGAGSGCSTPLLGTEPPLKPFRSCPRLKPPHPQKRFAPFGALNPFAGPAEWPESPEWSKAAPSAPAAPSSSSSSPEPFAPAEEPAAPPRPPKGLDGDGIVIRGAAPLSPAVLRGAEGVTRLYLAQGVIEVPPAARGDGAAPAAAPRPSGDGPAWLPPADLSALSLEEVSKCLRFIGLSEDVVSFFARERIDGSIFVQLSEEILADDFRLTKLQVKKIMQFIKGWRPKI